Proteins encoded by one window of Paenibacillus urinalis:
- a CDS encoding DUF1292 domain-containing protein, whose protein sequence is MTEYPFSRANLVVTTRLRETFGSEVELEDESGKSVPYELLAEFEVLGQGYVVLQALKSKFDDYELLRVMYNENGIPELITIEDDEEWENIAELYDEWSLPDDEG, encoded by the coding sequence ATGACCGAATATCCTTTTTCAAGAGCGAATCTTGTCGTTACAACTCGCTTAAGAGAAACATTTGGATCTGAGGTTGAACTGGAAGATGAGAGCGGTAAGTCGGTTCCCTATGAGCTTCTCGCTGAGTTCGAAGTGTTAGGTCAAGGATACGTTGTACTGCAAGCTCTGAAGAGCAAGTTCGATGATTATGAGCTGCTTCGGGTCATGTACAATGAGAATGGAATTCCTGAGCTGATCACGATTGAAGATGATGAAGAGTGGGAGAACATTGCCGAGCTCTATGATGAATGGTCATTACCAGATGACGAAGGCTAG
- a CDS encoding peptidase U32 family protein, whose product METLSKRKYSGKRNRLAKPELLAPAGNLEKLKFAIHYGADAVYIGGQKYGLRSNADNFSFEEMREGVEFAKKYGAKVFVATNIYAHNEDVDGIEAYLKNLYEAGIAAIIAADPAIIEIAQRVTPGMEVHLSTQQSTVNWQAVKFWKEEGLPRVVLGREASFEEIQEIKSHVDIEIEAFIHGAMCSSYSGRCVLSNHFTDRDSNRGGCCQSCRWKYDLFEDVREEGVWVSEEDMQSSRVLQNFELGVNQIPLYNSEDQAFTMGSKDLCMLEYIPDLIDVGIDSFKIEGRMKSIHYVATVVNVYRQAIDSYMEDPDNYVLKPEWLEEIQKAANRPLNTGFFYDTPDHEDHIYEPEEKAVPYDFAGLVMDYDPQTQLATIEQRNYFKPGTEIEFFGPNGTFFKQKVTEIYDEAGNQLEAARHPLQYIKMKVDQPVAYFDMMRKRK is encoded by the coding sequence ATGGAAACATTATCAAAACGGAAGTATTCAGGTAAGCGTAACCGGTTGGCTAAGCCTGAGCTTCTAGCTCCTGCAGGAAATTTGGAGAAATTGAAGTTTGCTATTCATTATGGTGCAGATGCGGTGTATATTGGCGGTCAAAAATACGGCCTTCGTTCAAACGCAGATAATTTCAGCTTTGAAGAAATGCGTGAAGGTGTAGAGTTTGCGAAGAAATATGGTGCCAAAGTCTTTGTAGCGACGAACATATATGCACATAACGAAGATGTGGATGGGATTGAAGCTTACCTGAAGAATCTGTACGAGGCAGGCATTGCGGCTATTATCGCTGCAGACCCGGCCATTATAGAGATCGCACAGCGTGTTACACCAGGTATGGAAGTGCATCTGAGTACACAGCAATCGACAGTAAACTGGCAGGCGGTCAAGTTCTGGAAAGAGGAAGGACTGCCGCGTGTCGTTCTGGGACGTGAAGCAAGCTTCGAGGAAATTCAGGAGATCAAGAGCCATGTGGATATCGAGATTGAGGCGTTTATTCATGGCGCGATGTGCTCGTCCTATTCCGGCCGCTGTGTGCTGTCCAATCATTTCACAGACCGCGACTCGAACCGCGGTGGCTGCTGCCAGTCCTGCCGCTGGAAATACGATCTGTTTGAAGATGTACGCGAGGAGGGGGTTTGGGTATCTGAAGAGGATATGCAGAGCTCCCGTGTGCTTCAAAATTTTGAGCTGGGCGTCAATCAGATTCCGCTGTACAATTCAGAGGATCAGGCCTTTACAATGGGCTCCAAGGATTTGTGCATGCTAGAGTATATTCCAGACTTAATTGATGTAGGAATTGACTCGTTCAAGATTGAAGGACGAATGAAATCCATTCATTATGTAGCGACGGTCGTTAATGTATATCGACAAGCGATTGATTCTTATATGGAAGATCCGGATAACTATGTGCTGAAGCCAGAGTGGCTCGAGGAAATACAGAAGGCAGCCAATCGTCCGCTGAACACTGGATTTTTCTACGATACACCAGATCATGAGGATCATATTTATGAGCCGGAAGAAAAGGCAGTTCCGTATGATTTTGCCGGACTTGTCATGGACTATGACCCACAGACACAGTTGGCAACGATTGAGCAGCGGAATTACTTTAAGCCAGGCACGGAGATCGAATTTTTTGGTCCGAACGGAACCTTCTTCAAGCAGAAGGTAACCGAAATCTATGATGAAGCAGGAAATCAGCTGGAGGCAGCCCGCCATCCGCTGCAATACATTAAGATGAAAGTGGACCAGCCTGTAGCTTATTTTGACATGATGCGCAAAAGGAAGTAA
- a CDS encoding DUF1292 domain-containing protein yields MTDNRLGMDEDREIIYITDEEGNDEEFEVIMTFDVDGSDAKYMMVVPVEAEEDEDESEVYAFRYEEDGDDIKLFTIQDEAEWAIVEETFNTLVAAEEDEENV; encoded by the coding sequence ATGACGGATAATCGTTTGGGTATGGACGAGGATCGCGAGATTATTTATATTACCGATGAGGAAGGCAACGATGAGGAATTTGAAGTCATCATGACCTTTGACGTCGATGGTTCAGATGCGAAATACATGATGGTTGTCCCTGTAGAAGCGGAAGAGGACGAAGATGAGTCCGAGGTATATGCATTCCGTTATGAAGAAGATGGGGATGATATTAAACTGTTCACGATTCAGGATGAAGCGGAATGGGCCATCGTTGAAGAAACTTTCAATACCCTTGTTGCGGCAGAAGAAGACGAGGAGAATGTATAG
- a CDS encoding peptidase U32 family protein: MTRPYELLVTASDLQEAERLLKAGADAVVIGEERFGMRLAGNFMLDQIAEAVRMAKVYEAKIYVSMNNIMSNDVLSEIPEYVRALAEAGVEGIEFNDPSVLSAVREFAPQLKLHWNAEMTSTNYRTANYWGRKGASRVVLARELNMDEITEMIDLLEVEAQVQVHGMTNIYHSKRQLVASYMQQQGRPVEGDLGLSRGLFLIEAERREEKFPIYEDRNGTHIMSSEDICIMEDLHLLMAAGVHSFKIEGILKSVAYNEAVVRAYRTAIDAYTADPSEYAYKEEWLDEVRQLQDPERELSFGFFYKEQVY; the protein is encoded by the coding sequence TTGACACGGCCTTATGAACTGCTTGTCACAGCGAGTGATTTACAGGAAGCAGAGCGCCTGCTGAAGGCAGGGGCGGATGCTGTTGTTATTGGGGAAGAACGGTTTGGAATGCGCCTTGCGGGAAATTTCATGCTGGATCAGATTGCAGAAGCGGTACGGATGGCGAAGGTATATGAGGCCAAAATTTATGTATCCATGAACAACATTATGAGTAATGATGTGCTGTCTGAAATTCCGGAGTATGTACGAGCGCTGGCGGAAGCCGGTGTGGAGGGAATTGAATTTAATGATCCATCCGTGTTAAGTGCTGTTCGGGAATTTGCACCACAGCTTAAGCTGCACTGGAATGCAGAGATGACCTCTACCAACTATAGAACCGCAAACTATTGGGGACGTAAAGGTGCTAGTCGGGTTGTACTCGCGAGAGAACTGAATATGGATGAAATTACCGAAATGATAGATCTTCTTGAGGTTGAAGCTCAGGTTCAAGTTCACGGGATGACGAACATATATCATTCTAAGCGTCAATTGGTAGCAAGCTACATGCAGCAGCAAGGTCGTCCGGTTGAGGGAGATCTCGGCTTATCAAGAGGCTTGTTCCTCATTGAAGCAGAGCGCCGGGAGGAGAAATTCCCAATTTACGAGGATCGCAATGGCACGCATATTATGAGCTCAGAGGATATCTGCATTATGGAGGACCTTCATCTGTTGATGGCGGCGGGTGTTCATTCCTTCAAGATTGAAGGGATTCTGAAGAGTGTGGCATATAATGAGGCGGTTGTCCGTGCTTACCGTACAGCGATAGATGCTTATACTGCTGATCCATCTGAGTATGCCTATAAGGAAGAATGGCTGGATGAAGTGCGTCAGCTGCAAGACCCAGAGCGTGAGCTTTCTTTTGGATTTTTCTACAAAGAACAAGTTTATTGA
- the mltG gene encoding endolytic transglycosylase MltG encodes MKAKYFRRFIVLILLIVVLAGGGLYVWQSMKPVAPKDEPVVFTIEPGTGTSGIADLLEDKGLIRNALLFKAYLKLNDQGANFQAGTYAFQPGMNYDEMITALNSGDVQKEEMLRFTIPEGYTLKQIAQKLEDEGVTDGKIFMQLVQDKELFNDIPLVASIPDNENYRYALEGYLFPETYEMKKDSTAEDIIRRMLTEMQDRLNGIPELDAELKELNLNLHQVLTAASLIEREVVVDNERPLVAGVIYNRLEQDMRLEMDATVQYLLDKQKERLLYKDLEVESPYNTYRNEGLPPGPIASPSLSAIEAALTPKPSDYLFYVTKKDGSSEHLFAETYEEHLDNIEKSNESAE; translated from the coding sequence TTGAAAGCAAAATACTTCAGACGGTTCATCGTGCTAATCCTGCTTATTGTTGTGTTAGCCGGAGGAGGACTGTATGTATGGCAATCCATGAAGCCTGTGGCTCCAAAGGACGAGCCTGTTGTCTTCACGATTGAACCCGGGACAGGTACTTCAGGCATCGCCGATCTTCTCGAAGATAAGGGACTGATTCGAAACGCTCTATTATTCAAAGCATACTTGAAGCTGAATGACCAAGGTGCGAACTTTCAAGCAGGCACTTATGCCTTTCAGCCCGGAATGAATTATGATGAAATGATTACGGCTCTTAATAGTGGAGATGTACAAAAGGAAGAAATGCTGCGTTTTACTATTCCAGAGGGCTATACCCTAAAGCAGATCGCGCAGAAGCTGGAGGATGAAGGAGTTACAGACGGTAAGATCTTTATGCAGCTTGTCCAAGACAAGGAGCTGTTTAATGACATTCCTCTGGTGGCATCTATACCGGACAATGAGAATTACCGCTATGCACTTGAGGGATATTTATTCCCTGAAACCTATGAAATGAAGAAAGATAGTACGGCGGAAGATATTATTCGTCGTATGCTGACGGAAATGCAGGATAGACTGAATGGTATTCCCGAACTGGATGCGGAGCTCAAGGAACTTAATCTGAATCTTCATCAGGTGCTTACCGCTGCTTCGCTCATAGAACGTGAAGTAGTTGTCGATAATGAAAGACCGTTAGTTGCGGGTGTCATCTATAATCGGCTTGAGCAGGACATGAGACTTGAAATGGATGCTACCGTTCAATATCTGCTGGATAAGCAGAAGGAGCGTCTCTTGTACAAGGACCTTGAAGTGGAAAGTCCATATAACACATATCGGAATGAAGGGCTGCCGCCCGGCCCGATTGCAAGCCCAAGCTTGAGTGCGATTGAAGCGGCGCTAACACCGAAGCCATCTGATTATTTATTTTACGTTACCAAGAAGGATGGAAGCTCAGAGCATTTGTTTGCTGAAACTTATGAAGAGCATTTAGACAATATTGAGAAAAGTAATGAAAGTGCGGAATAA